A region of the Mus musculus strain C57BL/6J chromosome X, GRCm38.p6 C57BL/6J genome:
ATTTTTGAAAACATCTACAGGTGGGAGAGACACAGGTCAAGATTTCTGGAACTCCCACCAACTTTTCCAGAGAATCACAGGTAGGATGATAACCATAATCTGTAGGGGACCCTCAGGATAACATCTTTAGGATGCCCTCAACTGTCACAAGCCTGAAAATGAACTCCCAGTCTGCTTTAGTCGGACTTCCCAAGGTCAGTCAGAGCCAACCCTGCAGGCTTCCAGGTCCTCAGGACAAAGTTCTCCCTTCCCACACAGTCACACTCTTGGCAAATCGAATCAGCTCTTCCTTCAGAAGCCCACTTCTCACCATGGGCTGTTGCCACCACTACTGCTAATCCTCAGTCAGCTACAGTGGGTGGGCCTCACTGCCTTCACCCCATCCATCTTCCCTCCACTTCCCTCCGTCGAGCCAAAGGGGTTCAGTTACGATCCAATATCCAAATGACTCCCCTCTgccgggtgatggtggcacatgcctttaatcccagcacttgggaggcagaggcaggcggatttctgtgtttgaggccagcctggtctacagagtgagttccaggacagccagagctacacagagaaaccctgtctggaaaaacaaaaaacaacaacaacaacaacaaaaaccaaaaccaaatgacTCCCCTTGGATCCCAGCCTCACCCAGAGTGACTGTCTCTCAAAGAAAAAGCCAAAGACTTCTTAGGTCCCAGAGCCTCTTGAGGATCTCTCTGAACTCATGTCCTACTACTACCCCTCCCTGGGTCTGCCCAAAGACCTTAAGTCTTCCAGTTCTGGGGATGCAACTCTGAGCCTTACAATGGCCCACCATGGAGCCATGTCCCCATGCCCCCAATGATTGTCTTGCCGTCTCTCATATACACCAGGTGAACTCCCACCTCAGGACCTCTGCACCTGCTGTTCTCGCCATCTGTTCCATTCCTTCCCCCACACTCCTTGTTCCTTCACTTTCCTCAGTGAAACGTTCCCTGGATAAATTATGGATAATTCCCAGACCACTCCTTATTCCCTCTTTCTCGTTTCAACATCATTACGATTTACTGTGGCATTGACCACTACCTGACTTACTGCATAATCTTTCTTATTGATTATCCACTCTCCAAATTGACAGTTCTAGCAGGTTAGCAAATgttgtgtggttttgttgttgtcccTAACatatcttatttttgagacaggaccttacGGATCCAAGGCTGACTTAAAACAGCTCTAtacagctgaggatgaccttggatttctttttttttaacattttttttttagatttatttatttacatgagtacacagtcgctgtcttcagacacaccagaagagggcatctgattacatcccattacagatgtttgtgagccactgtgtggttgctgggatttgaactcagcacctctggaagagcagttagcgctcttaaccactgagccatctctccagcctgaccttGGATTTCTGACTGTCTAGCCTCTACCTCTAtagagctgggactacaggcaggtACACACCCAGTTTGTACGTGGTGCTGGGGGCCAAATCTTGGGCTTCAtgaatgctaggcaaacactctataaACTGAAATAACACTAACAGCCCCTGGTGCAGCTTGAGTGCCCATCACACAGTAGTTGCTCAGTAAATGTTTGCTGTACAAATGCATGAAAGGCCCTGGGTCACCAACTATTCTGGAGTGGTGACTGGGTGACTCACAATTATTTAACCAATAAGACATGGGCAGGTTCCAGCTTGTGACAACTTCCACCATGGACCGGGGCAGCTCCACATTCAACGGTCTAGAGACTGTCAGGTCCCTGTGGGCAAAAAACAGACATTCCATTACGGTTGGAATCTCAAGCTATCCGGCtgctatagtttttctttttgtcttgacTGGTCCCTTCCCAGGAGCACCACCCACCGCCCTACAGTTCCTCCAGGCAGCACCCTGTGGGAGAAGGGGCCCCAAAGCCCTCCCCACCATTCCAGGTGGTCCTTCTCCTCCGTGAAGCCAGCCCCGGCCAATGTGGCTGTGGCCTCAGACAGAAAGCCCACAAAATAGTTGCTGAAGTGGAAGGAGACAGCACTCTCGTAGGCTCGTAGCCACCTGTGAAGGGCCAGGAAGAGAGGCATTACATTTGGGCCCCGACACGATACCCCCCATGTTTCATGGCACCCCGGCCTTACAGACTCACCTTACCATGGTGCCCCTAGGGCCCCAAGGGGTCAGGAATgcagcagagaagagagaaaagagagtcaGAGAGGGCCTGGAAGTTGGCCTGAGTTCTTCATAGATAAGACAGAAACATGGTAGCAAAAGAGGCAGACTAtgatggtcacacacacacactgtcaggtGATAGGTTTCATGTGGCCCAAATGAATGGGCGAGCTGGCATATGACATGGCCCTACACGCTAAAATGGCCTCACAGCCAGACAAAAGGTTCTCAGCCTCTCAGCTCTCTAACCAGATTTTGTCACCTTctaagacaataaaataaaatcgtTGTGAGATACAGAGACAGTTAAACactcacagtgcacacacacactgtcaattTCCCAGACAGtgtcaaaagcagagagcatcTTGTACATAGGATTAGGCCTGAGTTTTGTGCCCGGCTGTTTAACTCAGGGACACTGGTCAAGTGATTCCAATTTTTGGAGTCTGTCTCtcccctctcacctctctcttttgttgttttcttttcccccttttttctttttttgagatagggtttctttgtgtagccctagctgtcccagAACTCCTTTTATAGATCAggcagtctggccttgaactaagagatccgtctgcttttgcctcccgaacactgggattaaagatgtgtgccactactgcccggttACTTTTTGGAGTCTTGCTCAGTATCAGACAGAACCAGGAGCCAGTAAGTACAGGAAGAAAGTCACACAATCAAACCGCTAACAAACAGCTAGATACAGTCctggacaaacacagacacaggctCACAGCTTGTCACAATCCTTTCCTCGGGTAGCAGCAAGCGGTCTGAGAAGGCAGACAAACTGGCAGAGTCAATCATAAGCGGGCACACTGCATGCTGTACAGGCAAACCAGAGTTACAGATAAGCCAGAATCACCCACCAAGGTTTACCCTAGCCAGTGACAGCCACACAAGCCCACCACTGATGATGCACAGCCCAGCCAGTCAGTATTCTCAGTTCCACACTCAGGGGAGTCAGTGGCCACAGGCAAACAAGTCAAATtatctggagtcacagacagtttaGAGTCACCAACTAATACACACTTGCCGCTTCCCATTTCAGTCATAGAACTTGTTTCTAGTGGTACAACAGAAGGACATCCAGACACAATAGTGTTGGAGTGTCAGTCACACATGGAGTCACAGAGCCAAATCTTGGTCAAACAGAcatccacagacagacacacttggTCTCTGTGCGGTAATGGGGTAGATGGTCAGCCAGATTCAGATGTCTGGAAGCAATTGGCCCAAGGCCCAGCCCTGGTCAGCCCACTTGCCCTCAGCACCTGCCCTCATTTACCTGGCTTTGCGTTTCTTGCTGTAgtaacagaagacagacagaagcatTAAGAGACAGGCTCAGAATTGGGAAGACCCAGCCTTCTACCCAACCCCCTCACTGCTACACGGGGGGCCTTGAAGGCTGTGCTCACTTGCGAAGGAGTCGGTCACCGTCGAGGGGGATGAAGTAGGGGAAGAGGTAGGGGCCCACACAAGTGGACAGTACAAGGCACAGCAGGGCCAGCGCCAGGCTCCGGGCCACCTTCTTCAGCCATCGGCGGCTCTGTGGGATCAAGGATCCATGAGCACTGCCCCATGGCGGCTCCCACAGTCCCTGCCCACCTGGCCACCCAGAAGCTCACCAGTGGGCGGCCTTGGACAGCCTGTAGGTAGCTGTGGAAGGATATCCAGGGCCCAAAGACGATGGTGCCCACAAAGTAGAGGTAGCCCATGAACTCCACAGGTGAGGGCACTGCACCCACCTCGCCCCGGTCCAGGTCGAAGCCCAGAGACACCGCCTTCATGGCCACGATCATCTGGGCCCCTATGTGTGGGGCCCATGGTCAAGTGTATGGATAAGAAAGCATGTCACCATGAAAGATAGGGCGCACCAAGTGTGAgatgagaggagaagggagacacAGTGATaggtagaaagagacagagacaaagatgtCAGGGGAAAGGGAAGCCTGCACTGTATGGTGGTTGGTTTATGAAGGGGAAGGTCCAGGAGGGCTCTCAGGAGGTGAGGAGGGCAGGTGGGAGGGCAGAGAGCTACCCACCTCGCATCTTGTGCCATGTCACGGTGTCCACCATGTGCATCTCACTGAGGAAAAAAGGTGATGGTCTTGGGCCTATGCCTCCTAGGGCTTTGGACACTACCGGGGGCACGGAGGTATTGAAGGGGTTCTGCCTTCCTAACCCATAtaacacattaagaaaaaaaaaatccccaggacCCCCTCCTCCAGGGAAAGCCCATGTTCAACCTATCCTGTACAGCCTCACGGAAGGACACGTGTTTCAGGTCTCCTTCTGGAACACTCGTCATCCTCTCTGGTCCCTGACTCCTTCACTTTCTTAGAATCTCATGCCATCCTATCTTGGACCACTTCATCAAGGCCTTGGGGACCCCCCCCCGCCTGCCTTCTGCCAACAAGGGGAGGGTGAGGATGCACACCCATACCCCATGAGCAGGTAGATGAGGATGGTGACGGAGAGGAAGACGCCTCGGTGGGAGGAGTGTCGGCAGAGGAACAGCACGAGGTAGCACAGGAGGCTCAGCAGCACGACCCAAACCATGTGCAGCTGGAAGAAGTGGTAGAGGCTGAAGAAGCCACCTGCCACGGTGCTTGCATGCTTCAGGTAAGACGGTAACCcttagggggagagggagagggagagacagaggcagggtggGAAAACAAGAAGCGGGAGGTTGGTAGGCTGGCAAGAGAAGAAGGACTTGGGCAAAAGCCTAGAACATGCTGGGGTCTAAGGGGACCCAAAGCTGGTACTGGAGAGCTGGCACGTGTGGCAAGGCCTGGGTTTAAAAAGCAACATCTACCAAGGACATTTCAGGGACCCTGAAAGGAAAATTTATCAATTGATGTTGGACAGGACTGCATCCATATTAAAATGTCACAGGGGTGGGGATGATGGATGCGGCTAGGGTTCTGTATGGGGTGGGATTGTTCTCAAGGACCATATGCGGAAGGACTTGAGGTGAGGGGTCCTGATGCCATCAGGTTATTGAAATGATTCAGAAAGAGGAGGACGGGATagacaggcaggaagacagagcagTCTATTGTGGCTAGCTGTGAAACCAGGGTGACTGGcttttatatgtaaatgtatattaaTATTGTTTCAGCTTTTCAGTAGCTTTGACATGTCCCAAAATAataaagctgggggggggggaaagaaagCACCCACTTAAGATGAAGAGGAAAGAGTTGATTAGAGAACGTTTGATTTTCACAAATGCCTGTATCCTAGAGGAATCCTGGGGATTTCAGAACTTTCCCATTTGGATATTGACTTTGCTATAACTGCAGGAACATTATAGAATCAAAGAATCCAGAAATTTCACAATGTCCTGATTATAGACATTCATAATGTCACATTTTTGGAAGTCCAGCATGTGAAAATGTCAACTTGGCAGACTCTTCATACCTAGTAACTAGGACGCTTTGGGATAGGATACTTGTAACAGCAGCATTCCAGGATCTGATTGGAACACCTTGGAACACAGACAGTTCCGGATCCCACCGTCTCAGAGTGCAGGAATGCTGAAGGTCATGTCTTGGTTTAACAGGATGTGGCTTGCCATGGTGTGGCTTGAGGTGGCTGTATGTAAAGGATGTGTTGTGGTGGAATTGGGGCTTAGCTTAATGGGATATGATGGGGCTGGACCTGTAGGGACCTGCTTTGGCATTGCAGGACGTTGCATGGTAAGATGTGGTGGGGTAAGGTGTAGTTTGATATCCATGAATGTCACAGATAAGATAAAATCTGTTGTGGTGGAACACAGTTTGGTAGGCACTTACCCAGCCTCCAAAGGAGGCGGCAGGCGAAGCAGATGGTAAGAAGCAGCCAGATCTGGTCAAggccctgttggacagtaggcaGGAGACAGCCCTGCAGTAGCTGCTGGAAAAATTCCTGGCGGCTGAAGGTGGCCATTGTGGACCCacacagatggatggacagatggagctGCCAAAGGGAGGACACAGAGGGAGTGAGATGTCCGTGGTGCTGTCCACAATCAAGGTTGGGATTTGAGCACTCAGGACTTCAGCTTGGGGCTGCCAACCCCCCAGGGTGCTATTGGAAGGCTTTGGGGGAGGATATGAATATCAGGTACATCGGGCTGAGCCACCAACTGTGATATCAGCGGGTGTTCTGGATGCCCTGTGACCCGCAGGGAATGAAGGACCTTGTGTATCTAGAATGTTGTTAACAGTCTTGTTCAATGATGATAAAAATGATATGCATTCTAGACCTATATATCAAATGGGGCGGAAGAAGTGGGCTCCTTCGTTTCCAAGGTAGTCACTCAATGTGGAGTGCAGAAAGGGGGAGTCTGTGACACTTAGGGGCCGTGTGCATCTCTCCTTGTATGGATGTATCTTCCGCGAGCTTCATCTCACCCTACTCAGCAAAAAGCCGGCAACAAAGCCTTGCCCTGGTCGAGGGACTGCAGGAAAGTGGAAGTGCCGGCAGGGAACATAGCAGGGAGGGAGTCCTATAGGTGATGCGGACTAGGTCCCAGGACAAGGGGTATAGATCCGCGCCCCGCAGGCCAGCTTAAGGATGGGAACGTGGGAACCGCGCGCACACTACTGGAGACCTACCTGGCAGAAAGGAAGCCGTGGTCCTGGGGGCCGGGGACGCGCACCGCTGCCACTGTCGCCACCTCCTCCTGGCAGCCTCCCCCGCAGGCCGCAAGGCCGGGACCAGCAGTGGCTCCCAGGGCGGCGCGGCCGAGCGGGCCCTTTAAATCCCGGGGCGGGCTAGCAGCTGAGTTCCTCCAATCCGAAAGCGGGAGCGGGGCGGGGACCAGGAGGAGTGAGCCCGAGCATCgcgaggaggaggagcaggattGAGGGGCGCGGGGCGCTGGAGCACGTCGGCGCACAGAAGGTTCACCGGTACCTTTTTCAGGCCACTTGCCATTCCAGCTCAGGAACGTTCGGGGCGCAAGAATTTCCCAACTTCCAAGAAAACACTTCCTAATGATTATTTTATAAACCTTGAGAATCAGAATGGAAAagatagggagggagggggctAGCCCCTTTTCTGCCAAATGCTCGCCCCAATAGTCCCTCTTGCATTCATACTGGCGTGACCCTTGTCACAGCTGGAAAAAAAAGCCATTGTTTCTCCTTTTCTATCTCTTAAGGAATCTGAAGGAATTTCCAAGTGTTCTTTAGCCCCAGGGAACAGATCGAAGCTTTTGTCCGTAATGACTGTGTCACCTAGGAACACTCACTAAGTGCCTTATCGACCCCCTAAGGGTTAGTAGTCGGCATTTGGTTTATCATTAACTGAATTTGTTTGCTTAATTCCTCAATAGAATGGGCCCTGTAAAGAAACTAGAAGGAGGCTAAGAACACGcgcaaaaaaagaaataaaaaagaaaaaaaccaaaaaaaaccaaccaaacaaacaaacaaaaatcccaggatcTGATAAAGATCTGTCTGTATTGGTTTCTGTGTATCAACAAAAGGGTTTGTGCAGCACTATTCTCTACTGAACCTGAGATACAGTCTTGGGCATTCAATTCTATTCTTAGGCTGATGAAACCTTCAACTCCCAAGAAGAGCCCATTTCCCCTAAGGCGCACTTATAGGGCATTAAGGGGGCTTAGCTCCAAATGTGAATGTGAACGGAGAAACACACCCAGGTCAATCTTGACCTCATTCTGACCCCAGGAGCTAAGGAAAACAGGTTCTAATAAGATTAATGCTTGGCTGTATGGAGTTAAGGAAGTTGTGCCCATTCACTCTGGGCGGTGTCCCTTTCTGTTAAACAAAAGGGCGGGATTAGCAATTCTTGGTTAAGAGAAACTGCCTGTTTCTGTCCCTGCTGTCTGAAGATGCAACCCATGGCCTCCTTGTGCTTTCTAGGTAAATGCTCAGTCGCTGAGCTTTTTAACATGTATTCAAATGGAGTAAATTAATAGTCAcgtttacaaatgaaaaaaaatatttaacaccatgggtatgtatatatgcatacatacataaatatttacatcAGCTAACATTTATGCACAAATACAACGTCCTTTCCTCTAAAGTAAtgcaaggctggatgtctcagtgcttaagagtacttgctactcttgcagaggacctagattcccagagcttacatggtggctcacaactatctgtaactcctaAGTACCCTTGTGCTATGTattcatacataaaagaaatcgAAATAACAGTAGAATACAGCTGGTATGGCTGCACCTGCCTCTAGTCTCAtcactgagaaggcagaggcaaactctgtgagtttgaggccaacctggttcaCATATTGAGTTTCAGGCTTttcagggctatgtagtgagaccctgtctcaaaaaagaaagaactcaaaaaagaaagacagagagagagagacagagagagaagagagagagagaattttgggCCATATAGAAAACATGTACAAATCAATAAGAAGAGAAAAACTAATACGATTGATAGTGGAAGCAAACAGGCAATCCAGAGCAGACAATATCTGAaatggtaagtgtgtgtgtgtgtgtgtgtgtgtgtctgtctgtcctgtacTTCAAAGTCTGTACATCTTAACTAAATTTGCATGCCTTTGTGGGGAGATGGGTGCAGAGTCTCACTAGTCTTGACTGGTTTGAGTTCACAGAGCTTCACTACTTCTTCCTCCTGaattctggggttaaaggtgagCACCCCCACAGttatttgttttgaggcagggtatcaCTATTTCACTGGGGCTGTCCTACCTGGATAGAGCAGGGTGGccctgaacttacagagatctgcctgcctctgcctgggattaaagggatgcccCTTTGTGCCCAGGTCCATTTTATTCAACTtacttataaataaatttatGGATTACCTTTTATGTGTACGGGTGTTAGccttcctctgtgtctgtgtgtcacagGTGTCCCTAGAGCCCAAGCAAGTCAGGTCAGAAAAATGCATTGGATactctgagactggagttacaacTGTGAgctgagctgctatgtgggtgcttggaattgaacccaggtcctctggaagaggagcccaGTGTGCTTAACCCATGACTTATGTATGTCTCCAACCTCCCTTAATTTAATTGATTAAAAATTTTATCGATGGGGAGGATGGATCCACATCTGCCATGACAGATGTACGGAGATCAGAAGCCAGTTTGGCAACCAGAgcctttatcctctgagccatctcaacagcatCCCTGACACTCCttcccatccttttttttttttttttcgtttttttttttttttttttttttccagacagggtttctctgtgtagccctggctgtcctggaactcactctgtagacctggctgacctcaaactcagaaatttgcctgcctctgcctcccaagtgctgggattaaaggtgtgcgccaccatgcccagccccctCATTTTTCTTAAAACAGGGTCTTATGTATCCCAGTCTGGACTCAATATATAGCTGAAGATAAACTTATGATCCTCTTGCCTGTACCACTCAAGTGCTGGAATAAGAAGTCTCATGAGCTGTGTTATACTATTAGTTTTCTGTTGGTTTCGGtctccaatttattttatttcatttcatttttgagacgaggtttctctgtgtagccttggctgtcctgaaagctcctccttgcctctgccttgcaaatgctgggattagaagcattgccaccactgcctggctagcctCAGTGTTTTCTTATCTTTTAAGATCTTGATGGGTTttcccatttgttttgtttttgtttgtctggatGTTTATGCAGGTCCGTTCCTGAAAGGAATGTTCGTCATTGTGGATTTATCTGATATGATTAGATTCATATGTATTTAGGGCAAGAATTCCACAAAGGTGATGCTGTGTGCTTAGTTAGCAGGAGGCACAAGATAGTGAACTGTCTCAATACTGTTGGTATTTGCATTGGTCAGTTAATTAAGGCAGTATCCTACAGGTTTCTTCATGTCACACGTACTTTTCCTTGTATCTAGTGTCTTCCTGGGagcctttttttaaagacaggacttCCTTATCTCCAACTACTAGGAGATACTGGAGATTGTGCAATTTGTTTCTCAACTCCAGAGTAGACACACAAATTTAGCATCCATTGGCGGTTCTTGCCAGAGGCAATGTCTAATCTGATGGTGGCCATAAGATAaaagagctcttttttttttttccaagacagggtttctctgtgtagtcctggctgttctggaacttgttctgtatcctcaaactcacagagatctgcttgcctctgcctgcctagTGCTAGGActgaaggtgtgtgctaccaccacctggtTTATGATAGCTTTCTTTTACATGGTATAGCTGGGATCTTAAGGCCTTTCTGTATAGCACTCATAAACTTATTTTAATTGACAGGTTAAAACTAGTatttacttgcttttttttttttttagggataaTATCTTGCTAGGTTGGCCCCAAATTCCTAGGTCCAAGTATAGTGCCAGGGAAGGGTTAGTGATCCCCCCCAAAACAGtcaggagccaatctgatgcaaaTCACAGCAggatctttattttatttgagctAGCTCGGGCCCCCCAGAGCACCACATCATGCAGGACAGTATTGGGGGTGGGAAATCCTGGACATCTATCGGGGcaaggctttttgttttttgtttttttcgagacagggtttctctgtatagccctggctgtcctggaactcactttgtagaccaggctggcctcgaactcagaaatctgcctgcctctgcctcccaagtgctgggattaaaggcatgcaccaccacgcccggtggggcaaggctttatagaaTTCTATAAgcaggggtatgtgtgtgtttaagcatCTAATTGGAGAGCTACCATGGCctttggctggtgctgggagtcatatcataaacttaacttctgggggatttgtggaggggtaactggtaagtgggatatcatttgagatatagATGAATGcgatgatttaaaagaaaaaaccttaatttctatttccctctgcattggtggttgttaggcttgtaacctggggatGCAGAtctgttgggggaataacctggagatgctggtcttgttggggatgaGCCTAGAGGCTGGAGCTAGGTTAGGGTTTTGTTGAGGTGGCAGGGCAgtggcgggggcggggggtggggggtgtaacTTGGAAACTATTGCTAGGTACCTGCCTATTGGTTTACCTGATAACTTAGGCTAGGTTCTCTGAAATGAGGCTTAAACCTAAAGCATCTAGCCTCTCCCAagctctcttccttccttgcctTGCTTCCTGAGTAGCTAGGACCACAAAGATGCCCACCATTGCCCTGCTCAGTTTCCACGTTAAAAGAGAAAAGTtgcttggcatggtggcacacatctttgatttccaacacttggaaggcagaggcaggtggatttctgtgagttcaaggtcagcctggtctacacagctaactccaggacagccagggctgcacagagaaaccctgtctcaaaaagccaaaacaacaacaacaaaaaagttcagATACATGTTTACTCATAAGTCAGCCAAATATGTATGACTCCCCTCGGGGGGGAcaagagagggtgtcagatcccctggcgCTGCAGTTACTAGAGGCTGTGAGCCACCCTATAATGAGGTGGTGAAAACCATTAaattcaggtcctttggaagagcagtatttttctcttcattctcagcagttaagagctgctGTTACTGAAGATTCagattctagcacccacatggcagctcacagctatctgaaATTCCAGTTTCCCAGAATCCACTGCGTGCACAAGGAGTACGTTGGGGTTCAGGAATTATCACACAAAACATATGAGCCCTGATCTCTGTTAAGCAAGAACAGCTTATTGAATGCACACTCTAATACTGGTCAAGCCACGGATATAGCTCAGAATTATCTGAACTATGACAACGGATATCTTTTTCTGtcagcttataaaggaaaaaaaaacccatacaaaTCATGAGTTCATACACGGGTGTAGGAAGTGCTGCCtggtggtcagctctgactcaaggTATTTCAGACATAACAGTTCATAGTGACCTTGGATTTGATGGGTCCTACgaaaagctttgtggaatttcttaagattagcaAACTTCATACAGAACATTCAGAGCATACAGGGTATGTGGACAGCCTGTCCTTGCTCTGAGCCAAGTTACTTCACTGTGTCAATAACTAGCAGGCatgttacagcaacaatatgaaatagctgacaGGGATGGAACCAAATGACCACAGCTATTCTGAGTCCGGGAGGGGTAGACCATAGCAGgttatgcaggtaaaacactcatacccagaaaatcaaaataaataaatttttaaaaagagagagagagaatgagagagaaggctggacatgatggcacatgcctttaatcccaggactcaggaggcagagacaggtggatctctgtgagtttgaggccagcctggtctacagagtgagttccaggacagctgaagTAACACAGAGAAAGCCAATCTCAGAAAAACCACCATCATCTCCATCACCACTACTACCACCCATCTCCAGAACTCTTCATCTTCACACACTGAAATTATAAACTTAAACGCTGATTCTCAATATCTCTATCCTCTGCCACTGGTTATTGTCTTTGGGCTGtggagagcaccctctcagaggcaaaggggagaagggatggtatgaagaactcttggaagggggaccaggaaggggggcaacatttagaatgtaaataaatgaaacaataaaaaggaaaatgtttatttttatttaatgcacttgggtgtgtgtgtgttgtcctcaGGGGCCAGAGAAGGATATCAGATCCTTGGGAACTAGAGTTTCAGTTGTTGTTAGCCATCATttgagtactgggaactgaagccaggaACTCTGTAAGAGAAAATGCTCaagaactgagccatctctctagccaccctTGCCTTCCTCCATTGTACTTTTGTCCAAGATTTTGATTGTCCTAAGCACCTCATAGAATGATATTTGCACTCTTGTGGCTGGTTTATTTCATTTAGGGTAATGTCCTCTAGGTTCATCTTTGTCATAGTATGCAGCTTGCTAGACTGTGCGCCATCATCTACACTACATCttgtttatccattcattcatcaaaGGACATTTGGCTTGTTTCTCCTTTTGGGTCATTGGGCTGCTATGAAGATGActgaaaacatttctttaggtctcTGCTTTCAAAAGCTTtggaaatatatgaatatatggtatCAAGATTAATGgatctgggggtgggtgggtatgggggacttttggtatagcattggaaatataaatgagctaaatacctaataaaa
Encoded here:
- the Porcn gene encoding protein-serine O-palmitoleoyltransferase porcupine isoform B (isoform B is encoded by transcript variant b); the protein is MATFSRQEFFQQLLQGCLLPTVQQGLDQIWLLLTICFACRLLWRLGLPSYLKHASTVAGGFFSLYHFFQLHMVWVVLLSLLCYLVLFLCRHSSHRGVFLSVTILIYLLMGEMHMVDTVTWHKMRGAQMIVAMKAVSLGFDLDRGEVGAVPSPVEFMGYLYFVGTIVFGPWISFHSYLQAVQGRPLSRRWLKKVARSLALALLCLVLSTCVGPYLFPYFIPLDGDRLLRNKKRKARWLRAYESAVSFHFSNYFVGFLSEATATLAGAGFTEEKDHLEWDLTVSRPLNVELPRSMVEVVTSWNLPMSYWLNNYVFKNALRLGTFSAVLVTYAASALLHGFSFHLAAVLLSLAFITYVEHVLRKRLAQILSACILSKRCLPDCSHRHRLGLGVRALNLLFGALAIFHLSYLGSLFDVDVDDTTEEQGYGMAYTVHKWSELSWASHWVTFGCWIFYRLIG
- the Porcn gene encoding protein-serine O-palmitoleoyltransferase porcupine isoform X3, yielding MATFSRQEFFQQLLQGCLLPTVQQGLDQIWLLLTICFACRLLWRLGLPSYLKHASTVAGGFFSLYHFFQLHMVWVVLLSLLCYLVLFLCRHSSHRGVFLSVTILIYLLMGEMHMVDTVTWHKMRGAPWDLTVSRPLNVELPRSMVEVVTSWNLPMSYWLNNYVFKNALRLGTFSAVLVTYAASALLHGFSFHLAAVLLSLAFITYVEHVLRKRLAQILSACILSKRCLPDCSHRHRLGLGVRALNLLFGALAIFHLSYLGSLFDVDVDDTTEEQGYGMAYTVHKWSELSWASHWVTFGCWIFYRLIG
- the Porcn gene encoding protein-serine O-palmitoleoyltransferase porcupine isoform C (isoform C is encoded by transcript variant c), which encodes MATFSRQEFFQQLLQGCLLPTVQQGLDQIWLLLTICFACRLLWRLGLPSYLKHASTVAGGFFSLYHFFQLHMVWVVLLSLLCYLVLFLCRHSSHRGVFLSVTILIYLLMGEMHMVDTVTWHKMRGAQMIVAMKAVSLGFDLDRGEVGAVPSPVEFMGYLYFVGTIVFGPWISFHSYLQAVQGRPLSRRWLKKVARSLALALLCLVLSTCVGPYLFPYFIPLDGDRLLRKGTMVRWLRAYESAVSFHFSNYFVGFLSEATATLAGAGFTEEKDHLEWDLTVSRPLNVELPRSMVEVVTSWNLPMSYWLNNYVFKNALRLGTFSAVLVTYAASALLHGFSFHLAAVLLSLAFITYVEHVLRKRLAQILSACILSKRCLPDCSHRHRLGLGVRALNLLFGALAIFHLSYLGSLFDVDVDDTTEEQGYGMAYTVHKWSELSWASHWVTFGCWIFYRLIG